The Xenopus laevis strain J_2021 chromosome 5L, Xenopus_laevis_v10.1, whole genome shotgun sequence genome has a segment encoding these proteins:
- the psmd2.L gene encoding proteasome 26S subunit ubiquitin receptor, non-ATPase 2 L homeolog (The RefSeq protein has 1 substitution compared to this genomic sequence) — MEEKSRNQQALQTGKGKDKEAGGEQRDAVKDKKEEQELSEEDKQLQDELEMLVERLGEKDSSLYTPALEELRRQIRSSTTSMTSVPKPLKFLRPHYGKLKEIYESMAPGENKRFAADIISVLAMTMSSERECLKYRLLGSQEELASWGHEYVRHLSGEVAKEWQEVEEGDKSQKDTLLTLVKEIVPYNMAHNAEHEACDLLMEIEQMDMLEKYIDDNAFAKVCLYLTSCVSYVPEPENSALLRCALSIFRKFNRFPEALRLALVLNDMELVEDIFTSCKDVVVQKQMSFMLGRHGVYLALNEDVEEYEDLTEIMSNVQLNSNFLALARELDIMEPKVPDDIYKTHLENNRFGSSGSQVDSARMNLASSFVNGFVNAAFGQDKLLTDDGNKWLYKNKDHGMLSAAASLGMILLWDVDGGLTQIDKYLYSSEDYIKSGALLACGIVNSGVRNECDPALALLSDYVLHNSNTMRIGAIFGLGLAYAGSNREDVLTLLLPVMGDSKSSMEVVGVTALACGMIAVGSCNVDVTSTILQTIMEKSEQELKDTFARWLPLGLGLNHLGKGEAIEAILAALEVVSEPFRSFANTLVDICAYAGSGNVLKVQQLLHICSEHYDSKEKEEEKKDKKDKKESAADMGSHQGVAVLGIALIAMGEEIGSEMALRTFGHLLRYGEPTLRRAVPLALALISVSNPRLNILDTLSKFSHDADPEVSYNSIFAMGMVGSGTNNARLAAMLRQLAQYHAKDPNNLFMVRLAQGLTHLGKGTLTLCPYHSDRQLMSQVAVAGLLTVLVSFLDVRNIVLGKSHYVLYGLVAAMQPRMLVTFDEELRPLPVSVRVGQAVDVVGQAGKPKTITGFQTHTTPVLLAHGERAELATEEYLPVTPILEGFVILRKNPNFDV; from the exons ATGGAGGAAAAGAGCCGTAACCAGCAAGCTTTGCAGACCGGCAAGGGGAAAGACAAGGAAGCCGGCGGAGAACAACGGGATGCGGTGAAGGATAAAAAGGAGGAGCAGGAACTG TCTGAAGAGGACAAGCAACTTCAGGATGAGCTTGAGATGCTGGTGGAGCGGCTGGGG GAGAAAGACAGCTCACTTTATACACCAGCCCTTGAGGAATTACGAAGGCAAATCCGCTCCTCCACCACCTCCATGACATCTGTTCCCAAGCCCCTTAAGTTCCTGCGGCCACATTATGGGAAACTAAAAGAGATCTATGAGAGTATGGCACCTGGGGAGAACAAG CGTTTTGCTGCAGATATAATTTCTGTCCTTGCCATGACTATGAGCAGTGAGCGAGAATGTCTGAAGTACCGGCTTCTGGGATCACAGGAGGAACTGGCATCTTGGGGACATGAGTATGTCAG GCATTTGTCTGGTGAGGTTGCAAAGGAATGGCAAGAAGTGGAGGAAGGAGACAAGTCTCAGAAAGATACACTGTTGACCCTGGTGAAGGAAATTGTTCCGTATAACATGGCACACAATGCAGAACATGAGGCATGTGACCTGCTGATGGAGATTGAGCAGATGGACATGCTAGAGAAATACATTGATGATAACGCCTTTGCTAAAGTGTGTCTCTATTTGACAAG TTGTGTGAGTTATGTCCCTGAACCAGAAAACTCTGCTCTTCTGCGCTGTGCACTGTCCATCTTCCGCAAGTTCAACCGTTTTCCAGAGGCACTCCGTCTTGCTCTTGTTCTTAATGATATGGAACTTGTAGAGGATATATTTACTTCCTGCAAGGATGT GGTGGTACAGAAACAAATGTCATTCATGTTAGGCCGCCATGGAGTGTATCTGGCTCTTAATGAAGATGTGGAGGAATATGAAGATTTAACTGAAATAATGTCCAATGTGCAACTCAATAGCAACTTTCTGGCTTTGGCACGAGAG CTTGATATTATGGAGCCCAAGGTGCCAGATGATATCTACAAAACACACCTGGAAAATAACA GATTTGGGAGCAGTGGATCACAGGTTGATTCAGCTCGCATGAATCTAGCTTCTTCCTTTGTAAATGGATTTGTCAATGCAGCCTTTGGGCAAGACAAACTTCTGACAGATGATGGAAACAAGTGGTTGTACAAAAACAAGGATCATG GGATGCTTAGTGCTGCAGCCTCTCTGGGAATGATTCTTTTGTGGGATGTGGATGGTGGCCTGACCCAGATTGACAAATACCTGTATTCTTCTGAGGATTACATCAAG TCAGGAGCACTCTTGGCCTGTGGGATTGTGAACTCTGGTGTAAGAAATGAGTGTGATCcagctcttgcacttctgtctgaCTATGTCCTACACAACAGCAACACCATGAGGATAGGAGCCATCTTTGG gttGGGACTTGCATATGCTGGTTCAAATCGTGAGGATGTTCTGACCCTCTTGCTTCCAGTGATGGGGGATTCAAAGTCCAGTATGGAG GTTGTTGGAGTGACAGCCCTTGCCTGTGGGATGATAGCTGTTGGATCCTGTAATGTGGACGTTACATCCACAATTCTACAAACTATCATGGAGAAATCTGAACAGGAGCTAAAAGATACATTTGCTCGCTGGTTGCCACTTGGCCTAGGGCTGAATCACTTGG ggAAGGGTGAAGCAATTGAAGCAATCCTTGCAGCACTGGAGGTGGTGTCTGAGCCATTCAGAAGCTTTGCTAACACGTTGGTTGACATCTGTGCATATGCTG GATCTGGGAATGTCCTTAAAGTTCAGCAGCTTCTTCATATATGCAGTGAACATTATGACTCTaaagagaaagaagaggaaaagaaagataaaaaggaCAAGAAGGAAAGTGCTGCTGACATGGGATCACACCAG GGTGTAGCTGTCCTTGGCATTGCCCTCATTGCCATGGGAGAGGAGATTGGTTCAGAAATGGCATTGCGCACTTTTGGACACTTG CTCAGGTACGGAGAGCCCACATTAAGACGCGCAGTTCCTTTGGCTCTTGCTCTTATCTCTGTTTCAAATCCAAGACTCAACATCTTGGACACACTTAGCAAGTTTTCTCATGATGCTGATCCTGAAGTTTCCTACAACTCTATTTTTGCTATGGGAATGGTGGGCAGTG GCACCAATAATGCTCGTCTGGCTGCCATGCTCAGACAACTGGCACAGTATCATGCCAAGGACCCTAACAATTTGTTTATGGTGAGGTTAGCACAG GGACTTACACATTTGGGAAAGGGAACACTCACGCTCTGTCCATATCACAGTGACCGGCAACTAATGAGCCAAGTGGCAGTGGCTGGACTGTTGACTGTGCTTGTCTCTTTCTTGGATGTCAGAAATA ttgttTTGGGGAAATCACATTATGTACTCTATGGCTTAGTTGCTGCGATGCAGCCACGCATGTTGGTCACATTTGATGAGGAGCTGAGGCCTTTGCCTGTTTCTGTACGGGTGGGACAG GCTGTGGATGTTGTTGGTCAAGCAGGAAAGCCTAAGACCATCACTGGGTTCCAGACACACACAACGCCTGTGTTACTTGCCCATGGTGAGCGGGCAGAGCTGGCCACTGAAGAATATCTGCCAGTTACTCCCATTCTGGAAGGTTTTGTTATCCTTCGCAAGAATCCAAACTATGATGTCTAG